The sequence CGGAGCGGTTCGAGGTCGACTTCATCGACGCCGACGCCACCACCGTGAACTTCCGGAAACGGCCGTTCGAGGTCACATCAGCCGGGGAGACGCTGGCCGCCGAGTCGGTGATCATCGCCACCGGGGCCGGCACCAACTGGCTCGGCGTGCCGAACGAGCATCGCCTGATCGGCCACGGGGTGTCCTCGTGCGCGCCATGCGACGCCTTCTTCTTCCGAAACAAAGAGGTCGCGGTCATCGGGGGCGGCGATTCGGCGATGGAGGAGGCGCTGGTCCTCACCAAGTTCGCCACCAAGGTGACGATCATCCACCGCCGGGATCAGTTTCGGGCCAGCAAGATCATGGCCGAGCGCGCGCTCCGGCACGGGAAGATCGAGGTGATCTGGAACACCACGGTCGCCGATGTCCTGGGGGACGGGTCGGTCCAGGGCCTGCGGCTCCAAGATGTCAAGACGGGGAAGCAGCGGGACTTTCGGGTGGACGGGGTGTTCGTCGCGATCGGGCACCACCCGAACACGGAGCTGTTCAAGGGGCAGGTCGAGCTCGACGACCAGGAGTACGTCGTCCTCAAGAAGCACACGATGACCAGCGTGGAGGGGGTGTTCGCCGCCGGGGACGTGCACGACCACCGCTACCGCCAGGCCGTGACCGCGG comes from bacterium and encodes:
- the trxB gene encoding thioredoxin-disulfide reductase; its protein translation is MADTRKVIIIGSGSAGLTAAIYAARAQLRPIVIAGSQRGGQLTLTTDVENFPGFPEGIQGPELMEIMRKQAERFEVDFIDADATTVNFRKRPFEVTSAGETLAAESVIIATGAGTNWLGVPNEHRLIGHGVSSCAPCDAFFFRNKEVAVIGGGDSAMEEALVLTKFATKVTIIHRRDQFRASKIMAERALRHGKIEVIWNTTVADVLGDGSVQGLRLQDVKTGKQRDFRVDGVFVAIGHHPNTELFKGQVELDDQEYVVLKKHTMTSVEGVFAAGDVHDHRYRQAVTAAAWGCMAAMDVERHLEGH